A stretch of Elgaria multicarinata webbii isolate HBS135686 ecotype San Diego chromosome 5, rElgMul1.1.pri, whole genome shotgun sequence DNA encodes these proteins:
- the SMIM11 gene encoding small integral membrane protein 11 translates to MLLLNWKALENFPLLMYILAAKTLILCLAFAGVKVYQKKRLEEKMKKEQEEKQKIKDEKKEN, encoded by the coding sequence gcgTTGGAAAACTTTCCACTGCTAATGTATATTTTAGCAGCTAAAACATTAATTCTTTGCTTAGCATTTGCTGGGGTAAAAGTGTACCAGAAGAAAAGGCttgaagaaaaaatgaaaaaggaacaggaggagaaacagaaaataaaagatgagaagaaggaaaacTAA